In bacterium, a single window of DNA contains:
- a CDS encoding pyrimidine 5'-nucleotidase — translation MNAPLFIFDLDNTLYPPEVTLWRIVDERIEEYVRRKLGTDPETAHRMRKAFLAEFGTTLRGLMHHHGVSPDDYLEFVHDVPIPEIVPPRPELREMLSGLPGRCVVFTNGSEGYARRVLDALGVAGMMEGIYGIEFMEYIAKPSPYPYAKLLRVTGARGEDSLFCEDSRNNLLPARELGMFTVWVGGNEKESPAHAVVKDVCDLPDVLHDFPPMSRWNGGAARGASFNGASRKERGSE, via the coding sequence GTGAACGCGCCGCTCTTCATCTTCGATCTCGACAACACGCTCTATCCGCCGGAAGTGACGCTGTGGCGGATCGTCGACGAGCGGATCGAGGAGTACGTCCGCAGGAAGCTCGGGACCGACCCCGAGACGGCCCACAGGATGCGGAAGGCGTTTCTCGCCGAGTTCGGGACGACGCTTCGGGGGCTGATGCACCACCACGGCGTTTCCCCCGACGACTACCTCGAGTTCGTCCACGACGTGCCGATTCCGGAGATCGTCCCCCCGCGCCCGGAACTGCGGGAGATGCTCTCGGGCCTCCCAGGCAGGTGCGTCGTGTTCACCAACGGATCGGAAGGCTATGCCCGCCGGGTGCTCGATGCGCTGGGCGTGGCCGGGATGATGGAAGGGATCTACGGGATCGAGTTCATGGAATACATCGCCAAGCCGTCGCCCTACCCGTACGCGAAGCTGCTGCGGGTGACGGGAGCCCGCGGCGAGGATTCCCTGTTCTGCGAGGACAGCCGCAACAATCTGCTGCCCGCGCGCGAACTGGGGATGTTCACCGTGTGGGTGGGAGGAAACGAGAAGGAGTCTCCGGCGCACGCCGTCGTGAAAGACGTGTGCGACCTGCCGGACGTGCTCCACGATTTTCCCCCCATGTCCCGGTGGAACGGCGGCGCGGCCCGGGGGGCGTCCTTCAACGGGGCGTCCCGGAAAGAGAGAGGATCGGAATGA